The genomic window AAGGCGACAGCAAGGTGGTCTGGTTCGACGGGAATTATTCTGAATATGAGGCTGACAGAAAAGCCCGCCTCGGCGCCGCTGCGGACCAGCCCCACAGGATCAAATACCGGCATTTGACAAGAGGATAAAGACTGGTTTCAGAAAGCACGAAGAGCGGAGCGGTGTGATTTGCTTAAGGCCTTTTTCTGCCGGTGTTGATACGGCCGGCCGGCCGGGGGCCGCGAGAGGTGGTGCCTGTGCGTGACTGTTTTTCTTTCGGGCGCATCCCATGATGTTCTTTCCTTTGTGAATAGACACCCTGTTTCTTAAAACTCCCCGATGGCCTGCGATATCCTCTAACAATAATTTCATCTGACACCGGTATGACCGGGATCTTAAGCCTGATGTAGTCTTCGATGTCGGGAAGGGAATGGACGTATTCCTCGCAGGCCAGGCTTATCGCCTTTCCTGCAGCGCCTGCGCGCGCGGTCCTGCCTATCCTGTGCACATAATCTTCCGGGTCCTGAGGCAGGTCGTAGTTGATCACGTGCGTCACCCCGTCGATATGCAGCCCCCGGCTCGCCACGTCCGTGGCTACAAGGATAGGCAGTGTGCCTTCCTTGAATTGCGCGAGCACCTTCATCCGCTTCCTCTGATCAAGGTCTCCGGTGATGGATGCGGTTGCAAAGCCGTTTGCATTGAGAACACCGTCGAGCCTTTCAACTGCCGCCCTGGTGTTGCAAAAAATGAGATATCGCCCGTCAGGCTCGCGTTTGAGTATACCAAGGAGCAGGCCTATCTTCTCGGACCTGCCGGCATGATAGATCTCCTGCTCGATCTGTTCCACTGTTATATTCTCCGGCGTCAGCGAGAACCGCACCGGGTTGTTCATATGTTCATAGCAGAGTTCAAGCACGCGGTTGGACAAAGTGGCGGAAAAGAGCATGGACTGTCTCATGTCGTAAGGGGACATCCTTCTGAGCAGAAACCTGAGGTCAGCGATAAAGCCCATATCAAAAAGCCGGTCCGCCTCGTCGATCACGAGAAACTGGGTCTTCTTCAGGCTGTAGACCCTCTGCTTGAGATAATCAATGAGCCTGCCCGGTGTGCCGATAAGGATGTCAACGCCTTCACTGATCTCCTCACGCTGTTTCCGGTAGTCAATACCGCCGTAGACGGGCAGGATTTTGAAACCGGCCGAGCCGCTAAGCAGTTTCGCCTCAGCGGCTATCTGCACTACGAGTTCGCGGGTCGGGGCTATGATGAGGGCGCGCGGCGAGGGGCCTCGTCCCGGCGAGGGCTTCAAAAGCATACGCGAGAAAACAGCGATAAGGAACGCCGCTGTCTTGCCTGTGCCTGTCTGTGCCTGGGCCGCGATGTCTTTGCCACGCAGCGCCTCAGGCAGGGTCTGCTCCTGCACCGGTGTACATTCTGTAAACCCCGCGGTCCTGATCCCCTCAAGGACCTTTTCAGGGATATTAAGTTCATCAAATCTCATTTCGTGCACCTCTACTATACATTAAGAGCAGTGCTTACTTAAAGTAGTCATCTTTATCACCGCTGTCCAATGCATTCCAATTTATTATGTACGTGACATCTGAAGTATCCATGCTTCCAGCTCGCTGTGGGACTTTGGCGCTCCGTCTATTCGCCCAAG from Nitrospirota bacterium includes these protein-coding regions:
- a CDS encoding DEAD/DEAH box helicase, yielding MRFDELNIPEKVLEGIRTAGFTECTPVQEQTLPEALRGKDIAAQAQTGTGKTAAFLIAVFSRMLLKPSPGRGPSPRALIIAPTRELVVQIAAEAKLLSGSAGFKILPVYGGIDYRKQREEISEGVDILIGTPGRLIDYLKQRVYSLKKTQFLVIDEADRLFDMGFIADLRFLLRRMSPYDMRQSMLFSATLSNRVLELCYEHMNNPVRFSLTPENITVEQIEQEIYHAGRSEKIGLLLGILKREPDGRYLIFCNTRAAVERLDGVLNANGFATASITGDLDQRKRMKVLAQFKEGTLPILVATDVASRGLHIDGVTHVINYDLPQDPEDYVHRIGRTARAGAAGKAISLACEEYVHSLPDIEDYIRLKIPVIPVSDEIIVRGYRRPSGSFKKQGVYSQRKEHHGMRPKEKQSRTGTTSRGPRPAGRINTGRKRP